A genomic stretch from Dissulfurispira thermophila includes:
- a CDS encoding TlyA family RNA methyltransferase yields the protein MKSRLDKILVDRGIVQSRERAQALIMEGRIFVEGIPITKSGVMVEDSAAIEVRGEDIHYVSRGGIKLEAAIKHFNISMEEKIAMDIGSSTGGFTDCMLQHGVKKVYCIDVGYGQLAWKLRNDPRVILIERTNIRYLGREKIPDEIDIATVDVSFISLIKVIPNVLEFMKENGEIIALIKPQFEVGKGEVGKGGIVKDETKRLKTVERVRENLESLGLQTIGVMQSPISGQKGNIEYFIYMKLKFADRNR from the coding sequence ATGAAATCCCGTCTCGATAAAATTCTTGTTGATAGAGGTATTGTCCAAAGCCGTGAACGTGCACAGGCACTTATCATGGAGGGCAGGATTTTTGTTGAAGGTATACCTATCACAAAGTCAGGTGTGATGGTTGAGGATAGTGCAGCAATCGAAGTGCGAGGCGAAGACATTCACTATGTAAGTCGTGGAGGTATCAAGCTTGAAGCAGCAATCAAACATTTTAATATATCAATGGAAGAAAAAATTGCTATGGATATTGGGTCTTCGACAGGTGGATTTACTGACTGCATGCTTCAGCATGGTGTTAAAAAGGTTTATTGTATTGATGTTGGCTATGGACAGCTTGCATGGAAGCTCAGAAATGATCCAAGGGTTATTCTTATTGAAAGGACAAATATACGATACCTCGGGAGAGAGAAAATCCCTGATGAGATAGATATAGCAACTGTTGATGTATCATTCATATCACTGATAAAGGTGATACCGAATGTGCTGGAATTTATGAAAGAAAATGGAGAGATTATTGCCCTCATAAAGCCGCAGTTTGAAGTTGGAAAAGGAGAGGTTGGAAAAGGTGGCATTGTAAAAGATGAAACAAAGAGGCTAAAGACAGTGGAGCGTGTAAGGGAAAATCTCGAATCTCTTGGACTCCAGACCATTGGGGTGATGCAATCACCTATCTCAGGGCAGAAAGGGAATATAGAGTATTTTATTTACATGAAACTTAAATTTGCTGATAGAAATCGATAA
- a CDS encoding 1-deoxy-D-xylulose-5-phosphate synthase — MLIESIKSPQDLKSLKIADLQVIAEELRDVIIERVSINGGHLASNLGVVELTIALHYVFNSPEDKIVWDVGHQSYSHKLLTGRFHVFYTLRKYKGISGFPRISESPHDVFGTGHSSTSISAATGIIEARDIIKRLQISDLESQVSNKVIAVIGDGALTSGLAFEGLNHAGHLRKDLIVILNDNEMSISQNVGALSNYLNKVLTGTFYKKIKKETKAFLEGIPKIGETVAKIAQKAEGSMKGFFLPGGLFEDLGFNYLGPIDGHNIQLLIETLSNIKDTNEPTLIHVVTKKGKGYKFSEDDPCVYHGVGPFKTDLGIQKDSNEQKAEGIERRVKNKDNMPYAASPTLHAHHSPLSYSDIFGKALVEIAGSDRRIVAITAAMKEGTGLSDFAEKFPERFYDVGIAEPHAVTFAAGLASQGLRPVVAIYSTFMQRAYDEIIHDVCLQNLPVIFAIDRAGIVGEDGATHQGIFDISFLRHIPNILLMAPMDGQELKNMLRFAVSHNGPSAIRYPRGGVQKTEDRGQNIDIEIGKSEILMEGDDVAIIAIGNAVHPSLSAAEMLKNDGIDAAIINARFVKPIDEELIISMAKKTRRLITVEENVLAGGFGSAVLECLSDAGINDVLIKRIGIDDEFVEHGSQGILRGKYGLDGEGIYKTASAFLKTF, encoded by the coding sequence ATGCTGATAGAGAGCATAAAATCCCCGCAGGACTTAAAATCCCTCAAGATAGCAGACCTGCAAGTTATTGCTGAGGAACTGCGAGATGTGATCATTGAGAGGGTTTCTATTAACGGCGGACATCTTGCATCGAATTTAGGAGTAGTGGAATTGACTATAGCACTCCACTATGTCTTTAACTCACCTGAAGACAAGATTGTCTGGGATGTAGGGCATCAGTCATACTCTCATAAACTCTTAACAGGAAGATTTCATGTCTTCTATACTCTCAGAAAATATAAGGGAATATCAGGATTTCCGAGGATTTCAGAGAGCCCTCATGATGTGTTTGGTACAGGTCATAGTTCCACATCAATATCTGCTGCAACAGGCATAATAGAGGCAAGGGACATTATTAAAAGGCTGCAAATCTCAGATCTCGAATCTCAAGTCTCAAATAAAGTCATCGCAGTTATAGGTGATGGGGCATTAACATCAGGCCTGGCTTTCGAAGGACTTAATCATGCTGGACATCTAAGAAAAGACCTTATTGTAATCCTTAATGACAACGAGATGTCCATATCTCAAAATGTTGGTGCACTTTCAAATTATCTCAATAAGGTTCTGACAGGCACTTTTTATAAAAAAATCAAAAAAGAAACAAAGGCATTTTTAGAAGGAATTCCGAAGATTGGTGAGACAGTTGCAAAGATTGCACAAAAGGCAGAAGGCAGCATGAAGGGATTTTTCTTGCCGGGAGGGTTATTTGAGGATTTGGGATTTAACTATTTAGGACCTATTGATGGGCATAATATACAATTGCTGATTGAGACATTGAGCAACATTAAAGACACAAATGAGCCAACATTAATACATGTAGTGACCAAAAAAGGCAAAGGATATAAATTTTCAGAGGATGATCCATGTGTGTATCATGGAGTTGGTCCATTTAAAACAGATTTAGGAATACAGAAAGATAGTAACGAGCAGAAGGCAGAGGGCATAGAGAGAAGAGTAAAGAACAAAGACAATATGCCCTATGCTGCAAGCCCTACACTTCATGCTCATCATTCACCACTATCATACAGCGATATATTCGGTAAAGCCCTTGTAGAGATTGCAGGATCTGATAGGAGGATTGTTGCAATTACTGCAGCAATGAAAGAGGGAACGGGACTCTCTGATTTTGCTGAGAAATTTCCTGAAAGATTCTATGATGTAGGTATTGCAGAGCCGCATGCAGTAACATTTGCAGCCGGTCTTGCATCACAAGGATTAAGACCTGTTGTGGCGATATATTCCACATTCATGCAAAGGGCGTATGATGAAATAATACATGATGTCTGTCTGCAGAATCTTCCAGTTATATTTGCTATAGATAGAGCTGGTATAGTAGGTGAAGATGGGGCGACACATCAAGGAATATTTGACATATCATTTTTGAGGCATATCCCAAATATTCTGCTTATGGCTCCAATGGATGGTCAGGAACTAAAAAATATGCTCAGGTTTGCAGTTAGTCATAATGGCCCTTCAGCTATAAGGTATCCGAGGGGAGGTGTCCAGAAGACAGAAGACAGAGGACAGAACATAGACATAGAGATTGGAAAGTCAGAAATTTTAATGGAAGGCGATGATGTAGCAATCATTGCTATTGGCAATGCAGTGCATCCATCGTTGAGTGCAGCAGAAATGCTGAAAAATGATGGTATAGATGCTGCTATTATAAATGCGCGATTTGTTAAGCCCATTGATGAGGAACTTATAATATCGATGGCAAAGAAGACAAGAAGGCTAATCACTGTAGAGGAAAATGTTCTTGCAGGTGGATTTGGTTCTGCTGTGCTTGAGTGCCTGAGTGACGCAGGAATAAACGATGTTTTAATCAAGAGGATTGGAATAGATGATGAATTTGTGGAGCATGGCTCTCAGGGTATCTTGCGTGGAAAATATGGTCTTGACGGAGAAGGAATATATAAGACTGCATCTGCATTTCTGAAAACCTTTTAA
- a CDS encoding polyprenyl synthetase family protein, which produces MDIRAYLRERKTLIDAFLESYFSAPVNPKTLHNSMLYSLHAGGKRIRPILCLAAYEACVKDSTAKIEDIIPYAAALEFIHTYSLIHDDLPAMDNDDLRRGKPTNHKVFGEGMAILAGDGLLTEAFYLLSNNTQYGYHLSHSAVLRVIREIAIAAGAHGMVGGQAQDLLSEDAEPDAETLSFIHTHKTAALITVSVRSGGILADCSDYELSGLTKYGENIGLAFQVIDDILDVEGETEVIGKPRGSDEKKKKMTYPKLYGIEKSKERAKELINAAINSLETFDEKAEPLRAIAMYMLERKS; this is translated from the coding sequence ATGGATATAAGGGCTTACCTCAGAGAGAGAAAGACATTAATAGACGCATTTCTTGAATCATACTTTTCAGCACCGGTCAATCCCAAAACCCTTCATAACTCTATGCTTTATTCGCTTCATGCAGGTGGGAAAAGGATAAGACCTATTTTATGTCTTGCAGCATATGAGGCATGTGTTAAAGACAGTACAGCTAAGATAGAAGATATAATTCCTTATGCAGCAGCCCTTGAGTTTATTCATACATATTCATTGATACACGATGACCTCCCAGCGATGGATAATGATGATTTAAGGCGCGGAAAACCGACAAATCATAAGGTCTTTGGCGAGGGAATGGCTATTTTAGCTGGTGATGGGCTATTAACAGAGGCATTTTATTTGCTATCAAATAATACCCAGTACGGTTATCATCTTTCGCATAGTGCAGTCCTAAGAGTGATTCGTGAAATAGCTATAGCAGCCGGCGCACATGGCATGGTTGGCGGGCAGGCACAGGATTTATTATCAGAAGATGCAGAGCCTGATGCAGAAACACTATCCTTCATACATACTCACAAGACCGCTGCACTTATAACAGTCTCTGTTCGTTCAGGAGGCATACTAGCAGATTGCAGCGACTATGAATTATCTGGGCTTACAAAATATGGGGAGAATATAGGTTTAGCATTTCAAGTTATTGATGATATACTTGATGTAGAAGGGGAGACAGAGGTAATAGGTAAACCGAGGGGATCTGATGAAAAGAAAAAAAAGATGACATATCCTAAACTTTATGGAATAGAAAAGTCAAAAGAAAGGGCAAAGGAATTGATTAATGCAGCAATCAATTCACTGGAGACTTTTGATGAAAAGGCAGAACCATTGAGAGCTATTGCAATGTATATGCTTGAGCGAAAGAGTTAG
- the guaA gene encoding glutamine-hydrolyzing GMP synthase, whose protein sequence is MVNNDKILVLDFGSQYTQLIARRIRESKVYSEIFPFNASIEKIKSFNPKGIILSGGPSSVYDKGAPLPDTEVFKLGLPILGICYGMQLMAHCLGGRVAKAVKREYGKAELIVDDDADIFKKVSSRTRVWMSHGDKIERLPVGFYVIGHTDNSPIAAMANKNKRFYALQFHPEVVHTDEGKKILQNFVYDICRCRPTWTMKSFIETSKKEIKEKVGNNRVICGISGGVDSAVTAVLVHEAVGDALTCIFVDNGLLRAGEAKKVEDTLRKNFHMDIRVVDASDRFLKRLRGVKDPERKRKIIGNEFIKVFEAEAMNIKNVGFLAQGTLYPDVIESTSFKGPSAVIKSHHNVGGLLKKMKLKLVEPLRELFKDEVRLLGKELGMPDEIIHRHPFPGPGLAIRCIGDVTKSRIDILRKADVIVLEEIKNAGLYRKLWQAFAVLLPTKSVGVMGDERTYENVIAVRAVTSLDGMTADWAKIPYEVMERISNRIINEVKGVNRVVYDITSKPPGTIEWE, encoded by the coding sequence ATGGTTAATAATGACAAAATATTAGTTCTTGATTTCGGTTCACAATATACACAGCTTATAGCAAGAAGGATTAGGGAAAGTAAGGTATATTCAGAGATATTTCCTTTTAATGCATCTATCGAAAAGATAAAGTCTTTTAATCCAAAAGGTATTATCCTGTCAGGGGGACCTTCCAGTGTTTATGACAAAGGAGCACCTTTACCTGATACGGAGGTGTTCAAACTCGGACTGCCGATTTTAGGAATATGTTATGGTATGCAACTTATGGCGCACTGTCTTGGAGGGCGGGTTGCAAAAGCTGTAAAGAGAGAGTACGGCAAGGCAGAATTAATTGTTGATGATGATGCCGATATCTTTAAAAAGGTATCGAGTAGAACAAGAGTCTGGATGAGCCATGGAGACAAGATAGAAAGATTGCCAGTTGGATTTTATGTTATAGGGCATACAGACAATTCACCAATAGCAGCAATGGCTAATAAAAATAAGAGATTCTATGCATTGCAGTTTCATCCCGAGGTTGTTCATACAGATGAGGGCAAAAAGATACTACAGAACTTTGTATATGACATATGCAGATGCAGACCAACATGGACAATGAAGTCCTTTATCGAGACATCCAAGAAAGAGATAAAAGAAAAGGTTGGCAATAATCGAGTTATATGCGGAATAAGTGGAGGAGTAGATTCAGCAGTTACAGCAGTTCTTGTGCATGAGGCAGTTGGAGATGCACTTACATGTATTTTTGTTGACAATGGTCTTCTCAGGGCAGGTGAGGCTAAAAAAGTTGAAGATACTTTGAGAAAGAACTTTCATATGGATATCAGGGTGGTTGATGCCTCTGATAGATTTCTAAAAAGGCTCAGGGGAGTAAAAGACCCGGAAAGAAAAAGAAAGATTATAGGAAATGAATTTATAAAGGTATTCGAGGCAGAGGCTATGAATATCAAGAATGTGGGATTTCTTGCACAGGGCACATTATATCCTGATGTTATAGAAAGCACATCTTTCAAAGGCCCATCTGCTGTTATTAAAAGCCATCATAATGTTGGCGGATTGCTCAAGAAAATGAAACTAAAACTTGTCGAACCATTAAGGGAGTTATTCAAAGATGAAGTTCGTCTGCTTGGGAAAGAATTGGGTATGCCCGATGAGATAATTCACAGGCATCCTTTCCCGGGGCCTGGTCTTGCGATAAGGTGCATAGGTGATGTTACAAAGTCAAGAATAGATATTCTTAGAAAAGCTGATGTTATTGTCCTTGAAGAGATAAAGAATGCAGGGCTTTATAGAAAATTATGGCAGGCTTTTGCAGTGCTTCTCCCAACAAAGAGTGTGGGTGTTATGGGCGATGAGAGGACATATGAAAATGTAATTGCAGTAAGGGCTGTCACGAGTCTTGATGGAATGACTGCTGATTGGGCAAAGATACCATATGAAGTGATGGAAAGGATTTCTAATAGGATAATAAATGAAGTAAAGGGTGTAAATAGGGTTGTTTATGATATAACATCAAAGCCTCCCGGAACAATAGAGTGGGAGTAA
- the guaB gene encoding IMP dehydrogenase, with protein sequence MLDDKLPVGLTFDDVLLLPAKSDVLPRDVDVSTKLTRNITLNIPIISAAMDTVTEAGLAIAIAREGGLGIIHRAMSPQRQALEVDKVKKSESGMIVDPITIAPDALISDALVLMERYKISGVPVTLKGKLVGILTNRDLRFETNVKKKVSEVMTKERLITAPVGTTLEKAKKLLHEYKIEKLPIVDDDFNLKGLITIKDIEKRKKYPNACKDRLGRLRVGGAVGVGEDALYRAELLVKAGVDIIAIDTAHGHSKAVINTLKEIKKRFDIDVIAGNVATADGAKDLIKAGADAVKIGIGPGSICTTRIVAGAGVPQLTAIKNCYAVASKANIPLIADGGIKYSGDITKAIAAGAHCVMIGSLFAGTAESPGEIILYQGRSYKVYRGMGSLGAMEQGAKDRYGQAGVEKEKLVPEGVEGRVPYKGPLSQSIHQLVGGLRSGMGYCGCKNLKEMREKAKFIQITNAGLRESHVHDVIITKEAPNYRIEQ encoded by the coding sequence ATGCTTGATGACAAGTTGCCAGTTGGTCTGACATTTGATGATGTTCTTTTATTACCTGCCAAATCCGATGTCCTTCCAAGGGATGTGGATGTAAGCACAAAACTGACACGAAACATAACCCTGAACATCCCGATTATCAGTGCTGCAATGGATACTGTTACAGAGGCAGGCCTTGCTATAGCAATAGCAAGAGAGGGAGGGCTTGGCATAATTCACAGGGCAATGTCTCCACAAAGGCAGGCACTTGAAGTAGATAAAGTAAAAAAATCAGAGAGCGGTATGATAGTAGATCCAATAACGATAGCTCCTGATGCACTTATCTCTGATGCACTTGTGCTGATGGAAAGATATAAAATTTCTGGTGTACCTGTTACACTGAAAGGAAAGTTAGTTGGAATACTCACCAATAGGGATCTGCGATTTGAGACTAATGTGAAGAAAAAGGTCAGCGAAGTAATGACAAAAGAGAGACTTATTACAGCACCTGTGGGTACTACTCTGGAAAAAGCAAAAAAACTGCTCCATGAATATAAGATAGAGAAACTACCAATAGTTGATGATGACTTTAATTTAAAGGGGTTAATTACAATAAAGGATATAGAAAAGAGGAAGAAATATCCTAATGCATGTAAGGATAGGCTTGGCAGGCTAAGGGTAGGAGGTGCAGTTGGAGTCGGTGAAGATGCTTTATACAGGGCTGAACTTCTTGTTAAAGCAGGTGTTGACATTATAGCTATTGATACTGCACACGGTCATTCAAAGGCGGTTATCAATACATTGAAGGAAATAAAGAAGAGATTTGATATTGATGTCATAGCCGGAAATGTCGCTACTGCTGATGGAGCAAAGGATCTCATAAAAGCAGGTGCTGATGCAGTAAAGATAGGGATAGGCCCGGGTTCGATATGCACCACAAGGATAGTTGCTGGTGCTGGTGTTCCACAGCTTACAGCAATAAAGAATTGTTATGCTGTAGCATCAAAGGCAAATATTCCACTGATTGCAGATGGTGGTATAAAGTATTCAGGTGATATAACAAAGGCGATTGCAGCAGGTGCACACTGTGTTATGATAGGGAGTCTTTTTGCAGGCACTGCAGAATCACCTGGGGAGATAATTCTCTATCAGGGTAGGAGCTACAAAGTTTACAGGGGTATGGGATCTCTTGGTGCAATGGAGCAAGGAGCTAAAGACAGGTATGGTCAGGCAGGAGTTGAGAAGGAAAAGCTTGTTCCTGAAGGTGTTGAAGGAAGGGTGCCATATAAGGGGCCGCTTTCCCAGAGCATACATCAGCTTGTTGGTGGTCTTCGCTCAGGTATGGGATATTGTGGATGTAAGAATCTAAAAGAGATGAGAGAGAAGGCTAAATTTATACAGATTACTAATGCAGGACTGCGAGAGAGCCATGTGCACGATGTTATTATTACAAAAGAAGCGCCAAACTATAGGATAGAACAATAA
- a CDS encoding SurA N-terminal domain-containing protein has protein sequence MLKTMRKHARFFYFLFFIVILSFIFWGVGTLDKPTAVSVAEIGKERITVEEYWRAYENVRQQLRELYKEKFNEEMEKKLKLKETVLNNLIDERVLLISAAELGLKITDKELQDAIMNDPRFMRDGIFRKDIYFRTLDLNRLTPEMFENSLRQQLMLVKMKRLIVSVVDVNPLDIKKISGDEKKIAEEMQILRADKGNATIRSYIDSVKQKMKIKVKAELIT, from the coding sequence ATGCTTAAGACAATGAGAAAACACGCAAGATTTTTTTATTTTTTATTTTTCATTGTAATTCTTTCTTTTATATTCTGGGGAGTTGGCACCCTTGATAAGCCTACTGCTGTAAGTGTTGCTGAAATAGGTAAAGAGAGAATTACTGTTGAGGAATACTGGAGGGCATACGAGAATGTAAGGCAGCAATTAAGAGAATTGTATAAAGAAAAATTCAATGAAGAGATGGAAAAAAAATTGAAACTAAAAGAGACGGTTCTTAATAATCTTATAGATGAGAGGGTTCTTTTGATTTCTGCTGCAGAGTTGGGATTAAAGATAACAGATAAGGAACTTCAGGATGCAATCATGAATGACCCACGATTTATGAGAGACGGTATTTTTCGTAAAGATATATATTTTAGAACGCTTGACCTTAACAGGCTGACACCAGAAATGTTTGAAAATTCATTGCGGCAGCAGCTTATGCTTGTTAAAATGAAAAGGCTTATTGTATCTGTGGTCGATGTGAATCCTCTTGATATAAAGAAAATCTCTGGAGACGAAAAAAAGATAGCAGAAGAGATGCAGATTTTAAGAGCAGATAAAGGCAATGCAACAATAAGATCTTATATTGACAGTGTAAAACAGAAGATGAAGATCAAGGTTAAGGCTGAACTTATCACTTAA
- the hfq gene encoding RNA chaperone Hfq, with the protein MGGNKGQNLQDNFLNQLRKEKIPVIVYLTNGVRLKGIIKGFDNFVVLLKEANDQLIYKHAISTVIPERVVDIRIENPED; encoded by the coding sequence ATGGGAGGAAATAAAGGTCAGAATCTTCAGGACAATTTCCTGAATCAGTTGAGAAAGGAAAAGATTCCTGTGATAGTTTATCTTACAAATGGTGTTAGATTAAAAGGTATTATCAAGGGATTTGACAACTTTGTTGTGTTGCTTAAAGAGGCAAATGACCAGCTTATTTACAAACATGCCATATCTACGGTTATTCCTGAAAGAGTTGTGGATATTAGGATAGAAAATCCTGAAGATTAG
- the yidC gene encoding membrane protein insertase YidC — MDKRMLLAIILSIAILITYQYFFVKPVPQPLPQEKAAHETIKEEAKATTISPKVVTPVQKAGISEKEIRVENDLYVAIFTSMGGTIKSIELKRYKDKNSNPIILKGDDALPPLAIGVDEQFQFSKVNFSVQGRDLKLGQGVKTGVLVFEYSSDGYSIRRTYTFKDDDYGIDLRDEVSGLSSYWITLGKDFGIYERDSSVHSGPVVLKDADRMEFVAKKLTEPKNFKEGIRWVAQEDKYFFSSIVPKAKIEDSKVWSKNGDALVAIKLSSGVNDYFIYAGPKEYDTLKKYGFGLEHIVDFGFFSILARPLFWILKLFYSISHNYGIAIIILTILVRIPFIPLINKGQKSMKKLQDIQPRMAEIREKYKNDPQKMQKELMDLYKKHKVNPMGGCLPMLLQIPVFFALYKVLLIAIELRGAPFMLWIKDLSAKDPYYILPVIMGATMVIQQKMTPSTMDPTQQKIMMIMPVVFTFMFLTFPSGLVLYWLVNNVLSIAQQWYMNRKLKAV, encoded by the coding sequence ATGGACAAAAGAATGTTACTGGCTATAATCCTGTCTATCGCAATACTGATAACCTATCAGTATTTTTTTGTAAAGCCCGTGCCACAGCCCTTGCCACAGGAGAAGGCTGCCCATGAAACGATTAAGGAAGAAGCAAAAGCAACCACGATCTCTCCAAAGGTTGTAACTCCGGTACAGAAGGCGGGTATATCTGAAAAGGAAATTAGAGTTGAAAATGACCTTTATGTTGCTATTTTTACATCTATGGGAGGCACTATAAAGAGTATTGAACTCAAAAGATACAAAGACAAAAACAGTAACCCTATTATTTTAAAAGGTGATGATGCGTTGCCTCCGTTAGCCATAGGCGTTGATGAACAATTTCAGTTTTCAAAGGTCAATTTTTCTGTTCAGGGCAGAGATTTAAAACTTGGGCAAGGAGTAAAAACAGGAGTGCTTGTTTTCGAATACTCCTCTGATGGATACTCTATTCGAAGGACATACACATTTAAAGATGATGATTATGGTATTGACTTAAGGGATGAGGTGAGCGGATTAAGTTCCTACTGGATAACACTCGGAAAGGATTTTGGAATTTATGAAAGAGATAGTTCTGTTCATTCTGGACCTGTTGTTTTAAAAGATGCTGATAGAATGGAGTTTGTAGCTAAAAAGCTTACAGAGCCAAAGAACTTTAAAGAAGGTATAAGGTGGGTTGCACAGGAGGATAAATATTTTTTTTCATCTATAGTGCCAAAGGCGAAGATAGAGGACTCAAAGGTTTGGAGCAAAAATGGAGATGCACTCGTTGCAATCAAGCTGTCTTCAGGAGTTAATGATTATTTTATATATGCTGGACCAAAAGAATATGATACACTCAAGAAATATGGCTTTGGTCTTGAACATATAGTAGATTTTGGATTTTTCTCAATACTGGCAAGACCATTATTTTGGATACTGAAGTTGTTTTACAGCATATCTCATAATTATGGCATAGCAATTATAATCCTAACAATATTGGTAAGGATTCCATTTATTCCTCTTATAAACAAAGGACAGAAGTCTATGAAAAAGCTTCAGGATATTCAGCCAAGAATGGCTGAGATAAGAGAAAAATATAAGAATGACCCTCAGAAGATGCAAAAGGAACTCATGGATCTTTACAAAAAGCATAAAGTAAATCCAATGGGAGGATGCCTTCCCATGCTTCTTCAAATACCTGTGTTTTTTGCCCTTTATAAGGTCCTATTGATAGCAATTGAACTCAGGGGTGCGCCTTTCATGCTCTGGATAAAAGACCTGTCTGCAAAAGACCCATACTATATATTGCCTGTAATTATGGGAGCAACAATGGTGATACAACAGAAGATGACCCCTTCGACAATGGACCCGACACAGCAGAAGATTATGATGATAATGCCTGTAGTCTTTACATTTATGTTTTTGACCTTCCCTTCAGGGCTTGTTTTGTACTGGCTTGTAAATAATGTCCTGAGTATTGCTCAACAGTGGTATATGAATAGAAAGCTCAAGGCAGTATAA
- the yidD gene encoding membrane protein insertion efficiency factor YidD: MKTLIIALIRLYRYMISPLLPNSCRFTPSCSEYSLEALNKYGALRGSLLSFKRIMKCHPFHRGGYDPVK; the protein is encoded by the coding sequence TTGAAAACTCTAATAATAGCATTGATAAGGCTTTACAGATATATGATTTCACCTCTTCTACCTAATAGCTGCAGATTTACGCCTTCATGTTCCGAGTATTCTCTTGAGGCTTTAAATAAGTACGGTGCTTTAAGGGGAAGTCTTCTTTCATTCAAAAGGATTATGAAATGTCATCCTTTTCATCGTGGTGGATATGACCCTGTAAAATGA
- the rpmH gene encoding 50S ribosomal protein L34 → MGTYTTYHPHKSRRKKTHGFLTRMSTSGGRKVLKNRRAKGRKRLAG, encoded by the coding sequence ATGGGTACCTATACAACATATCATCCGCATAAAAGTAGAAGGAAGAAGACACACGGTTTTCTTACACGCATGAGCACAAGTGGAGGCAGAAAGGTGTTGAAAAACAGAAGGGCAAAGGGAAGGAAAAGGCTTGCAGGCTAA
- a CDS encoding branched-chain amino acid ABC transporter substrate-binding protein, producing MKRFFVFLIAVFSITMPFYGCKKKDDTIKIGIAGPMTGPQAKMGNDFRNGVAIAVEEWNSKGGVLGKKIDIIIGDDQSDPKQAVSVANKLVNEGVAGIVGHFNSSCSIPASDVYNRAGIPMITPASTNPQLTERGYRGIFRVCGRDDQQGKVAAIFAMNKLKIKKLAIIHDKTTYGQGLADEFKKNLSSAVEIVYYGGITQGDKDFKTILTSIKEKKPEMIYFGGIYPETGLLVKQSREISLNIPFMSGDGSIDPKFIEIAGEKAAEGTYLTFSPDPKNIPAAKEFLEKYSVRFGDVGPYSIYAYDAMNILLTAMKEAGTADGKVVIEKLHSMEFLGALGKIRFTENGDITGSPYVIWVTKNGKFEEYWKP from the coding sequence ATGAAGCGATTTTTTGTTTTTTTGATTGCGGTCTTTTCTATAACAATGCCTTTTTACGGTTGTAAAAAGAAGGATGATACTATAAAGATAGGCATTGCAGGTCCTATGACGGGACCTCAGGCAAAGATGGGTAATGACTTCAGAAATGGTGTAGCTATTGCTGTTGAGGAGTGGAACAGCAAGGGTGGGGTTTTAGGTAAGAAAATAGATATAATAATTGGTGATGACCAGTCTGACCCAAAACAGGCTGTTTCAGTTGCAAATAAGCTGGTTAATGAAGGAGTAGCTGGAATAGTAGGTCATTTTAATTCAAGCTGCTCGATTCCTGCATCGGATGTTTATAATAGGGCAGGTATTCCGATGATAACACCTGCTTCCACCAATCCACAGCTTACGGAGAGAGGATATAGAGGAATATTCAGGGTTTGTGGGAGGGATGACCAACAGGGCAAAGTGGCTGCCATATTTGCAATGAATAAGCTCAAGATAAAAAAGCTTGCTATAATTCATGATAAGACAACTTATGGACAGGGACTTGCTGATGAGTTTAAGAAAAATCTTAGTAGTGCTGTTGAGATTGTGTATTATGGTGGTATAACACAGGGAGATAAAGACTTTAAGACAATCCTTACATCAATAAAGGAAAAGAAACCTGAAATGATTTATTTTGGTGGTATATATCCTGAAACAGGACTTCTTGTAAAGCAATCACGAGAGATAAGCCTGAATATCCCATTTATGAGTGGCGATGGCAGTATAGACCCCAAATTTATAGAGATCGCAGGAGAAAAGGCTGCTGAAGGAACATATCTCACATTTAGTCCTGACCCTAAAAATATACCTGCTGCAAAGGAATTTCTGGAAAAGTATAGTGTGAGATTTGGAGATGTTGGTCCATATTCTATTTATGCGTATGATGCTATGAATATACTTTTAACTGCAATGAAGGAGGCTGGCACAGCTGATGGAAAGGTAGTCATTGAAAAATTGCATTCAATGGAATTTTTAGGAGCGCTTGGTAAGATAAGGTTTACAGAAAATGGGGATATAACAGGCTCACCATATGTTATATGGGTTACAAAGAATGGCAAGTTTGAAGAATACTGGAAGCCATAA